Proteins co-encoded in one Bacillus infantis NRRL B-14911 genomic window:
- a CDS encoding glycosyltransferase family 2 protein, which yields MSQIKVTVGIPVYNSANHISICLDSILNQSMEQESIEIIMVNDGSTDSSGQVLDSYASSHPNINVIHQENTGGPGAPRNTIMKQARGEFIFFVDADDYLGPEALERMYKMGNDNHSDIIVGKFTGVNGRWVAKSMFAANEPFTNVYESNVLEAIGPTKMFRRRFLLENDITFPVGICTAEDQPFMVKAYVLARGISIVADYPCYYVVNHKDKQHASVIQVQPRDYYKTLEESVKVIHRYADNKKKRNLLKAKYLKKELTTGRSILFAGSQMSLDEKFLWLSELNRFLNSWVDDKTEKLLPLNMRVFLFLVKRGDLERLKAFSGLEAVQA from the coding sequence ATGAGCCAAATCAAAGTAACTGTCGGGATTCCGGTCTACAACTCTGCCAATCATATCAGCATCTGCCTGGATTCAATCCTGAACCAGTCAATGGAACAGGAGAGCATTGAGATCATCATGGTGAATGACGGGTCGACCGACAGTTCCGGACAAGTGCTGGACAGCTATGCAAGCTCCCATCCGAACATCAATGTCATCCATCAGGAGAATACAGGAGGGCCGGGCGCCCCGCGCAATACAATTATGAAACAAGCCCGGGGAGAGTTTATCTTTTTCGTGGATGCGGATGATTATCTGGGTCCGGAGGCGCTGGAGCGGATGTACAAGATGGGGAATGATAATCATTCTGACATTATTGTAGGAAAATTTACAGGCGTGAATGGGAGATGGGTGGCCAAGTCAATGTTTGCAGCAAACGAGCCGTTCACCAATGTGTATGAATCAAATGTGCTCGAAGCGATCGGCCCTACAAAAATGTTCCGCCGCCGCTTTCTGCTTGAAAATGATATTACCTTCCCGGTAGGAATCTGCACAGCAGAGGACCAGCCATTCATGGTAAAGGCCTATGTCCTGGCACGCGGCATTTCAATCGTAGCGGATTATCCATGCTATTATGTGGTCAATCATAAAGATAAGCAGCATGCGAGCGTCATCCAGGTCCAGCCGAGGGACTATTATAAGACGCTGGAAGAATCGGTGAAGGTCATCCACCGATACGCAGACAATAAAAAGAAACGCAATCTGTTAAAGGCAAAGTACTTAAAGAAAGAGCTGACAACCGGAAGAAGCATCCTGTTTGCCGGCTCTCAAATGAGTCTCGATGAAAAATTCCTGTGGCTCAGTGAACTGAACCGATTTTTAAACAGCTGGGTAGATGATAAAACGGAAAAGCTTCTGCCTCTCAATATGAGGGTCTTCCTTTTCCTTGTGAAGCGGGGCGACCTGGAAAGGCTTAAGGCTTTCT
- a CDS encoding sulfurtransferase: MDTIPLFVSTEWLAERMGDPSLRIIDATAFLKIPEDSGEVGAWSGRDEYNGGHIPGAVFADLMNELSDQEAEMPFTVPPREQFLAQISRLGVGDGTYAVIYDQGNALVGSPVAAAYWASRLAWQLRYEGYDNIAVLDGGLTKWKEEGRPISTEPGHYPAAVFTGERRDELIATKEDVKKAMNDESIVLINSLSPEDFRGETETYPRKGHIPGSKNVFFGVHANEKTKELFSDKVLRETFEKTGALDPGKKVITYCGGGIAATWNALILNKLGQKNVAVYDGSMNEWASDSECPLVTGSE, from the coding sequence ATGGATACTATTCCTTTATTTGTCTCAACTGAATGGCTGGCCGAAAGGATGGGAGACCCGAGCCTGAGAATCATTGATGCTACCGCTTTTTTGAAAATCCCGGAAGATAGCGGTGAGGTTGGAGCCTGGTCCGGCAGGGATGAATATAACGGGGGGCATATCCCCGGTGCCGTCTTTGCCGACCTGATGAATGAATTGTCAGATCAGGAAGCAGAGATGCCATTCACAGTTCCTCCAAGGGAACAGTTCTTAGCTCAGATCAGCAGGCTGGGAGTAGGGGACGGCACCTATGCGGTGATCTATGACCAGGGCAATGCATTGGTCGGAAGCCCTGTTGCCGCTGCTTACTGGGCCTCAAGGCTTGCCTGGCAGCTTCGCTATGAGGGCTATGACAATATCGCAGTCCTGGATGGAGGGCTGACCAAGTGGAAGGAAGAGGGCCGCCCAATTTCCACAGAACCCGGGCATTATCCTGCTGCGGTGTTTACAGGAGAGCGAAGGGACGAGCTCATCGCTACGAAAGAGGATGTCAAAAAGGCGATGAATGATGAAAGCATCGTCCTGATCAATAGCCTGTCCCCCGAGGATTTCAGGGGCGAAACGGAGACCTATCCGCGCAAAGGACATATACCCGGGAGTAAGAATGTGTTCTTCGGTGTTCATGCAAATGAAAAAACGAAGGAATTATTCTCTGACAAAGTTCTTAGGGAGACATTTGAAAAAACGGGCGCCCTTGATCCCGGCAAGAAGGTCATCACTTATTGTGGAGGCGGAATAGCGGCCACCTGGAATGCCTTGATACTTAACAAGCTTGGGCAAAAGAATGTCGCTGTTTACGACGGCTCCATGAATGAATGGGCCAGCGATTCAGAATGCCCGCTTGTCACAGGCAGCGAATAA